The DNA region GGGCCGACTGCGCCGCCGGCGCCGCGGCCCGGTGGGGGGACCCCGGTCGGGCGGGTCCCGGCCCGACCGTCGTGGTGACCTGTAGGCCGTCCGGCCGTGGCGGGCAGAATGGGCGGGTGACCGCGCGTGCCTCCGATCTCGATCCCGCCATCGCCCGTCAGCTCAAGCGGGACGGCTCCGGTCTGTTCCCGGCCGTCGCCCAGCAGTACGACTCCGGCGAGGTCCTCATGGTCGGGTGGATGGACGACGAGGCGTTGCACCGGACCCTCACCACCGGCCGAGCCACCTACTGGAGTCGCAGCCGGGCCGAGTACTGGGTCAAGGGCGACACCAGCGGACACGTGCAGTGGGTGCGGTCGGTCGCGCTCGACTGCGACGGCGACACCGTGCTGGTCCGGGTGGACCAGGTGGGCCCGGCCTGCCACACCGGCACACACACCTGCTTCACCGGTCGCGAGCTTTCTGCCGGTGGTGCCCGGCCCCTGCCGCCCCCGGCAGCGACCTTCGGGTCGGCGCCCGCGCCGACCTCCGCGCCCGCGCCGGCGCCAACCTCCACGCCCATGTCCATGCCGGCAGCGGCGCCGACGACGACGGGAGCACCGTGATGACAACCGGTGAGATCACACCGAGCCGGGCGGAGTTCCACGAGCTCGCCGCAC from Parafrankia discariae includes:
- the hisI gene encoding phosphoribosyl-AMP cyclohydrolase, giving the protein MTARASDLDPAIARQLKRDGSGLFPAVAQQYDSGEVLMVGWMDDEALHRTLTTGRATYWSRSRAEYWVKGDTSGHVQWVRSVALDCDGDTVLVRVDQVGPACHTGTHTCFTGRELSAGGARPLPPPAATFGSAPAPTSAPAPAPTSTPMSMPAAAPTTTGAP